The Solea solea chromosome 19, fSolSol10.1, whole genome shotgun sequence genome has a window encoding:
- the barhl1b gene encoding barH-like homeobox 1b, whose product MEASANNGSSFGIDSLLSHRPGSPLSKADSVVGECRSPLEFSPRSDVESGCSSPPSPRRECVDELPQRQRHGHGLGGGVGVGVGVPPHLQQQHHAHMSAGSQQQQQQQQQQQQQRSVTSSFLIRDILADCKPLAACAPYSSNGQPTQEAGRLAAKIAEDFMEKIHSNSSSDSEYKVKEEGDREISSSRESPQVRLKKPRKARTAFTDHQLAQLERSFERQKYLSVQDRMELAASLNLTDTQVKTWYQNRRTKWKRQTAVGLELLAEAGNYSALQRMFPSPYFYPQSLVSNLDPGAALYLYRGPTAPPPGLQRPLVPRILLHGVQGGSEPPPPPPLPPMSGVLSRSTQQR is encoded by the exons ATGGAGGCGTCCGCCAACAACGGCTCCAGCTTCGGGATCGACTCGCTGCTCTCGCACAGGCCGGGCAGTCCGCTCTCTAAGGCGGACAGCGTGGTCGGGGAGTGCCGCTCTCCGCTGGAGTTCAGCCCCAGGTCGGACGTGGAGAGCGGCTGCTCGTCGCCGCCTTCACCGCGCAGGGAGTGCGTGGATGAGCTGCCGCAGAGGCAGAGGCACGGACACGGACTCGGTGGTGgcgtgggtgtgggtgtgggtgtgccaccgcacctgcagcagcagcatcacgcGCACATGTCTGCGgggtctcagcagcagcagcagcaacagcagcagcagcagcagcagcgcagcgTCACCTCGTCTTTCCTGATCAGAGACATCCTCGCGGACTGTAAACCTCTGGCCGCGTGCGCGCCTTATTCCAGTAACGGACAACCGACGCAGGAGGCGGGGAGACTGGCGGCGAAGATCGCCGAGGATTTTATGGAGAAAATCCACAGCAACTCTTCCTCAGACAGTGAATATAAAG tgaaggaggagggggacagaGAAATCTCCAGCAGCAGAGAAAGTCCTCAGGTTCGGCTGAAGAAGCCCAGAAAAGCGCGCACGGCCTTCACTGACCACCAGTTGGCGCAGCTGGAGCGAAGCTTCGAGCGGCAGAAGTATCTGAGTGTGCAGGACCGGATGGAGCTCGCGGCTTCTCTCAACCTGACCGACACTCAGGTCAAGACCTGGTACCAGAACCGCag gACTAAGTGGAAGAGGCAGACCGCGGTGGGACTAGAACTTCTGGCGGAAGCAGGGAATTACTCCGCGCTGCAGCGGATGTTCCCCTCCCCGTACTTCTACCCGCAGAGCCTGGTGTCGAACCTGGACCCCGGAGCGGCCCTCTACCTGTACCGGGGCCCCACTGCTCCCCCGCCGGGCCTGCAGAGGCCGCTGGTGCCGCGGATCCTGCTGCACGGGGTCCAGGGAGGCAGCGAACCGCCGCCGCCTCCGCCGCTGCCGCCCATGTCCGGTGTCCTGTCCCGGTCCACGCAGCAGCGGTGA